The DNA region TCAgttcatcaactttttttacagTGATTTCAGATGACTTTGATCTTTGCCAATATTTGGGAAAATAATTAGTGAGTGATAGAAACATCAAGTAGCTTTAATTCAGtcaaaaaaagttgtaaagtacTTCTCTAAAGGTCATTCTGCTTTTAAAACATCTAAAAATCACTGAAAGTATGAatacatgtactgtaaaaagAACAGGGCTCACACAGAGTCATAAATTCTTGGAAAAGTCTTGATTTTCCAGACCTGGAAAGAGTCTTGAAATTGAAGATAATGTCTAGAAAAATAGTTCAAGTCTGGAGTTTTTTTATAGCTACAAAAAGTGcttaataagttcattttttccCCCTGTGGTCAATTCAATCTTGCCTGTAGCTAAGACATTCAATCACAGAATGAGAAGTTTCACAATTGCACCATGGTTATTGTACATTTGCAGTGCATCATGAAAGAAGCTTGGTTTCTGCATTTTTCAAGATCTCTATTGATCACCTATTTGACCATCTTCAgtctggaaaaataaattgatgttttggaaaaaaggtcTGGGAAAAGTCTTGAATTTTGGATCCAAAAATCTGCATGAACTCTGAAGAAGATAATCAGAAGCATGATAAATGTGTAGTTCTATCTGAAACtataatattatatattatttgaTAGTGTGCCTGTTTTTGTCAGGGTTGCAAATGCCATGATGTTGCTCCAGATGAGACATGCCTGGATTGCCTCAGAAGCAAATGCAACATGGGAAGGTGTGTAGGCATTTGATCATTGTCATATTAAATTACATTCAAACACATAAAGGGGATTTTCTTACTGTTAcataacaaaatgaattttgtaaGCCATGGGGAAATGACTTGTACTAAAGCATGAACTGAAATTAGGTGTATAGtttggggttttttttaaaattgtagctAGTAAACTAAAATCCTCATTCAGGATCTTTTGCCAAACTTGGAAGGttgccaaaaattgttttcatactCTCAGGAAAGGAGTACTCATAGTTtggtaattgaaaaagaaaaagaaaaacatttttagagaaaaacatgaaataattcattgctTCAGAAAATCAATCATTCTTTGAAATTGTCTGGTAGATCAACTGGTATACGAGATGAtctggtttttcttttggtcGAAGAGCTTTGCAACATTCAACTTTGTGCTCTCCATATGAAGATGCGCAACACTGAACAGTTGTTGGCATCCATTGGTCTTCTTGCATACAGGGTAGATTCCCTAGCAGAGGCCAATGCTGCCTTGTAAAACTATGGCCCAGAGTCATTTCATGGCGATTGCATCTCAGTAAAGAAGAAGTTAGATCAACAGTCTGCTATTACAAAGCAGAATATCCATGTCAGTTCAATGTCTGGTAAGACATTtcctaaaataatgttttcaagAGATGTTTTCCATAGGTCTTaggtaaaatcttttttttttcttttttaatttgctctCATGCTGTTGTGTTTCAGGTCCAACAGAACAGGAAATCCTTCAACACCTTGAAGAAATTGTAGAACTTGCCCTACCACTGGATAAATTCAAGAAGCCGTATGAAGATGTGAACACAGCAAAAAATTTGATCCTTAACAGAGTTACATTTTACCAGGCTCGTGTTGATGTTAGTAAGAAGcaactattatttttatacttGCAACTTGATTTAACATCATGTAGTCAAGATCATTGGTAATGTGTATTCATTGAGTTCATACAGCGTCCAGACGATCCGTCGGAGTGCGCTTTAGGAATCAAATACCTCTAGtgaaaggtaattaacatagaCTGCACTTTAGGTTGCACACCCATtggtgcagtgtaacccagtgtcttatttagttaaaggtaactaacgTAGactgcactttaggtggcacacccatgggtgcagtgtaacccagtgtcttatttagttaaaggtaactaacataggctgcactttaggtggcacacccatgggtgcagtattacccagtgtcttatttagttaaaggaaaCTTACTTTGGCTGCATTTAGGTGGtacacccataggtgcagtataacccagtgttttctttagttcacggtaactaacataggctgtattttaggtggcacacccatgggtgcagtgtaacccagtgttttatttaattaaaggTAACTActgtaggctgcactttagatggcacacccataggtgcagtgtaacccagtgttttctttagtaaacggtaactaacataggctgcactttaggtggcacacccatgggtgcagtgtaacctagtgttttatttagttaaaggtaattaacataggctgcactttaggtggcacacccataggtgcagtgtaacccagtgttttctttagtaaacggtaactaacataggctgcactttaggtggcacacccatgggtgcagtgtagcCCAGTGTTGTATTTAGTAAAGGTAACTTCCTttggctgcactttaggtggcacacctATGGGTGCTGTGTAAcccagtgtcttatttagttaaaggtaattaacataggctgcactttaggtggcacatccatgggtgcagtgtaacctagtGTTGCTAATGAGTGACTGTAACCCAGTTCAGTTTTTTCTAGAAAGTGCTGTCCTTTAAGTAGCATAAAGACATGCAGACATTCTCTTTAAGACAATGAAATTGGTGTGAGGGAACATTTCTTCAAGTAGTATGGTAGCACAATGTTATGTAATTAATgcatttttccaaatgtttagTACTTTTCAGAAGCTTTAAGCAAGGGCACTTTTTTAAGAGATTTTGGTACACACACTGAAATAATTGATTTGGAAGGCTCAGGTTTGTAGAACAACAGTAGTAAtaacactttgttttttctttggttacAAGTTCTGATTTTTTCTCTCACTGGCTAAAGAAGGTTTACCATACTATAATATGACTTTATTGAGTGTTTtatactgaaataaaaaaattttggaaaatgagtttggaaaatattaaaataattacactTATTGCTAATGATGAGCTTAGGAGCTGGTACCTTAAAGGTTAGTGTGAACCCACTGACCAGCTTTGCTCCAGTTTAACTTTGCCTAAATGATGTTTAGCCACATCAAAAggagctttttgtttttaatttctctaaaatatttacccaaggaaaacaaaatgtttacttgCAACAGTTATTTGAATGATGTGATAACATATAGGGCCTCTCATTACAGTCTTTCTCAGgtcttatttcagtttttggcTATTTTGCAGATATTAAAGCTGACATGGAGCCTCGCCTTGTTCAGTGGCAAGGCAAGTTGGATGAGCTActtctttttcaagaagttgTGCAAGTCACGCAAAGAGTCACTATTCACTATTCActattgtttttcttgcgtTAGATCTGCTTTTTTCGATTCGATTGCGCCTTGACTATTTTTGTACCGCTACTCCTCTTgcgttatatttatttaaatgagcaatttttaaaagacagaaaatgtCCTTCTTTCAATAACGTGGCGGAATAAAACAATTACACAAAGATATTACTATGATACTTTTTGGtaggaaatattttatttttgaccagCACTGTTATGCCTAATTTTGTCCATAAACGGACAAAATTGCTCCGATTTTGAGAAGACATTACAGCTTTTTGGCAGCGATCGCCAAGAAACTGAATGTGCCACGGAATTACACCCAATTAAGAAAGATATTTTCTCCCTTCCAGCAGTCATTAGAAAGCCGTTTTGTCCCCTCAAAATCGGATGTAGTTCACACGTTAAAGGtaataaactgataaaaaatgatttactATTATCCTGTTGTCAATAGGTTCTTATTCACGTAAGCTGGGTCATAAACTATTTCTTGTGGCAGAATCATGGGGAAGAAGTTGTCCTTCATTTTAAAATCGCTGAAATTGTAGTAACTAAACTTTGAATGAAACTATCGTAGGAAGATTCATTACTTGACGAAGGAATTCCGCATTTAATTGCACGCGAAAAGCGATGCGCGAAGCGATGAGTGCGATATCGGTTTTTaagtgcaatttaacgcggaattcacGAGCCAAgtaatggattttccttgaatcacatatttgaataaaaacaagataaaaagaaaacagcattaCTTATATTTGTTATGTATACGTGGATGCGAAACAATATCACTTAGCCCCGCTAAACAACTCCCCtcgtcaaccaatcagaaggcgAGATTTTATGCAATGATGAGATTCTATCTGATATTAGGTCTGCTGACTTGGAAAATACTACACCTAAAATTTAACATCAGCAATCTTACGAGAGAAAACATAAAGGCTAGGTCTCTCTGACGGCTTATCTCTGGTTGACATTTTAACCAATTCTCGGACCCTTTCATAAAAACCCAACAAGGCGATATCGCCTTAAGCATTCTTCccaatgaaaaaatgtcactGGCAACGCTATAGAGTCGTTCACTAACAACCTCGGGGGCTAAATAGCTTTTCCCTTTGCATTTCATAACGGTGCCGTGTCTGCGGTACAACGTAACAGATGAAACCTTAAGGCTCTTTCCAAAGTCAATAAGAACTGGGCTGAATTCCCCAGAGGCTGAGGGCCGTTCTAGTACAACATTGTTTCCTTTGATGTCGTTATGAAGGTATCCTTTAGAGTGCACGTGGTCTAAAACACTGCATATCTTTTTAAATATAGAAATACAGTTTGCTCTAGTAACTGCGTTGTTATCGGCCGCTTGATGGAGAGTTACACTTTCTTGCTGAACACCATGAAATTGAGTCACAAGGCATAATGGTGAGGCCTTTGTAACAACACCAAAAATCATGGGTAGATGTGGATGGTCCCCCAAAAGCAGAAACGACCTTTGCTTCGCGGAGTAAATCTCTCCTTGCTCGTTCTTCATCCTCTGACGTTTCGTTGTGAGTCATTTGCTTGACAATAACGTCGATGCCTTGATAGTGCCCGAGAAAACACTGTCCAAAGCTTCCACTCCCAACTGGATTTTTAGACAAGTATTCAATGTTTTCTGGCCTGAGTTCTTTGGGTTCAAATCTGGATCCATTGCTCgctgtggttttttttccaattaaaaaggtttgatgACGTTTCCCACGAGGTTTCTGCGAGACAACTGCGTCGGCACCAACAGCCATTTGAATCATCTTAGCAGCTCTTGAACAACCACCCAAGGcctctttcttctcttcacTGCCTGGTTTAAGCGCGAGGATATGGGGTTTCTTGACATTTTGTGGCTCAAAATGTTGGTCCGAAGGAGGCAGTTTCGTTTCCTTAGCCTCAGAAGTACAAGGCACCAACTCATTCGCTTCGCGGTTGAGTGATTGTAGttcaacatttttattcgtTGAATTCGGCATTTGCTTCCCTTGTTTCCTCTATCTCCATTCTTTTCTCtgtctgtttctttcttctggagTGTTTTTTCGTGATTTTATAACTCGCTCTTTtcgttcttcttcatcttcaaaatCCTTCACAAATTCCGCCTTCATTATGTAGCTAATTGATCTATTTCCGAAACACAAATGAGCTCGTGATCGGTgtaaaagtataaaacaaaggCTTGTTGATGTGCAGGAAATTCAATGCTCGTTTTAATGAACTTGATGATATGTGAAAGCCCGAGTTGCTCTTCAATCGTTTCTGGTTTGCTTTCATTACGTGACATTCTTCTGTCAGAAGAGAGGCGGGAAAAACACCTCGCAAGGATCGTACGTGACAACACCCTCCACGCCTCGACTAACGCTAAAAAAGCTCCATACAATTTTATTATAAGGAATTGTATAGAGctctccgggatacttacagtGCAAGCCCTGTGTGTCTTCTCATgtttaacaatgaccgacacatactgagcttcaagctttaataagaaaaaaggatggttataaagttaatgcaaaaatttccttgtgtatttgtgttgtcctatcttgagacgaactcaaagtccggcaaaatttactttatagcgactatgaaatatacatggtgcgcctacttgtcgccaccgttaactagctaaatcactacaatttgcaaaaaaatctgaCATAACATTCTTACCTTGTTTacttatgattttattagctgtttcgatgatcacgttaattatgctctaccacattctagccagatttgagttccagtttatatatcttctctaaaTTATTATATCaattgcgtgacaagcgtgacacagaatTTTAAGGATGagtcaacctccgaaataccaagagatgggtttttttcctctttgcatgacatctagaaaaacctttcaggaattactgcattcagaaaactaaaatgtccagatccatcaatgattcctttgccggctgaagtcaaagtatggttacagTAGTCAATTTGACTGACAAGCTagatactgatttagctaactgatctgttttataagcgtctcatcttacatgctaataTGGAGATTTGCTATTTAGTTAAATCGTTGCAACTTGTGGGTtaagttatcgagaagaccaattcgttcccttgcgtgattgttaaaaagacatttcaattcacttgcggagttgcaagttttcagatccagaaaatgaagttgatcttgttttgtcgcgtgccggTGTCCAGCGAATTTggacccccggtccaaatccgctagcggaaATGGACCCCCGCCCCCCCGTCCAAAaccgctagcggatttggaccccccccccctccgcggatttggacccctcaacaaaactgagtgaaaacatcatccttaacgttctagtaaaaatgggtgatactttacgttccagagcgtactaaagtatgttttcaattcaaaacatgcgtatcgttaatgcacacgaactggcatcccgtcggatgtttcttttgaccaagggaaaatgggcaagaatttagtttaatgtctggagagaggtcgttttttaaccttttccgcAATAGTCGAACACCGTTAGATTCAATCagaaacaaacttgtgacactaatttatttttgtcattgttcaatgcccgagtgtaGGGACGACATGGTAGagtgcgagggatttaagactgcctcGGAGGACGAGTGtctctgcattgtctgcagattgccagactctagatttcttcgtaattgttaaggtgttatttcggatccctcaacagttaataatcgttaaaataagaaaataatattgagttcgatgtaatagtctccacttttgttaagacgttgacattaacgttgatttgcatctgaaagtaagctgagagttccaatagttcagaatagaaacatttttacttatcataggctttacgaacgacttgtagtacgagtagtttcttcgttgttgttcaaaaactgtttaatgttattatttttgaaaatcagactgagttatttttgtgactggacgcgatagtctccactattgttatgacgtttcgtaccaatgttgattcgcatcagaagaagcaaagatttattgtaacaatttcaatagttcgaatgcagtagtttgttcacatctaattcttgcgtatactgctcgactcgctataatgaatgcggtAGAATTAGAACGAGatggctgttgttgtttttttttttacctttattgaggaaatgttgtgttgtgattgaaaagaacgtcgacaaaaaagcttgcaaatagaattagttaccaaatatgatacaaaggatgcttaaaaggaaagtttggtaggggggtccaaatctgcgaagggggtcCATACccgcggggggtccaaatccgctgcgacaccggcatcttcgagacgccaaaagatatcgatgattttacaaatt from Pocillopora verrucosa isolate sample1 chromosome 1, ASM3666991v2, whole genome shotgun sequence includes:
- the LOC131799914 gene encoding LOW QUALITY PROTEIN: uncharacterized protein (The sequence of the model RefSeq protein was modified relative to this genomic sequence to represent the inferred CDS: inserted 1 base in 1 codon; deleted 1 base in 1 codon; substituted 1 base at 1 genomic stop codon), coding for MKAEFVKDFEDEEERKERVIKSRKNTPEERNRQRKEWRXRKQGKQMPNSTNKNVELQSLNREANELVPCTSEAKETKLPPSDQHFEPQNVKKPHILALKPGSEEKKEALGGCSRAAKMIQMAVGADAVVSQKPRGKRHQTFLIGKKTTASNGSRFEPKELRPENIEYLSKNPVGSGSFGQCFLGHYQGIDVIVKQMTHNETSEDEERARRDLLREAKVVSALGDHPHLPMIFGVVTKASPLCLVTQFHGVQQESVTLHQAADNNAVTRANCISIFKKICSVLDHVHSKGYLHNDIKGNNVVLERPSASGEFSPVLIDFGKSLKVSSVTLYRRHGTVMKCKGKSYLAPEVVSERLYSVASDIFSLGRMLKAISXLLGFYERVRELVKMSTRDKPSERPSLYVFSRKIADVKF